The Mangifera indica cultivar Alphonso unplaced genomic scaffold, CATAS_Mindica_2.1 Un_0027, whole genome shotgun sequence DNA segment AAACATCTGCCTCACTCCATCTGCCTTGATGATGGGGAAAATAATACCTGATGCACCCTGTAAAAGGAAATATTATTGTGAGAATTTAAAAATCCCAAAATGCAACAATCCATACCTGCTGTAATCATCAATTATAGAAGATGGAAGATACATACCAAAATTAATCTAGCTCCAATCCAAACGCCTTTAGGGGAAGGAAATGGTACTAGCAAGCGACCAACACCAAATATTGCCACAGCAAAGAAATGGAGAACTAAACTCAAAGGGCGAGGGTTTAGACTAGAAAGCAAAGCCACTGGTCCAGTTGAAAAAATACCTCCGAGGCTTAAATGGTCGAAGCATGCTTGGCGCATTTCCTTCCTTCCTTGATCAGGGGAAGAAGAAAACACATTGTACAGGGCACCTGCCAAGAGTATTTATTGTTGATGCCACTGGCTGCCAGAAAAGAACGAACTGTGAGGC contains these protein-coding regions:
- the LOC123206198 gene encoding squalene monooxygenase SE1-like; its protein translation is MRQACFDHLSLGGIFSTGPVALLSSLNPRPLSLVLHFFAVAIFGVGRLLVPFPSPKGVWIGARLILGASGIIFPIIKADGVRQMFFPATVPAVYRAPPVD